Proteins found in one Pectobacterium atrosepticum genomic segment:
- the secG gene encoding preprotein translocase subunit SecG — MYEALLVIFLLVSIGLVALIMLQQGKGADMGASFGAGASATLFGSSGSSNFMTRMTAILATLFFIISLILGNLSTLQKKGGAWDNLSQPEKVEQTTTPVAPSTPASDIPK; from the coding sequence ATGTACGAAGCTCTGTTAGTAATTTTCCTGTTAGTGTCGATCGGGTTAGTTGCCTTGATCATGCTTCAGCAGGGTAAAGGTGCTGATATGGGAGCCTCGTTCGGAGCAGGTGCTTCTGCCACTTTGTTCGGTTCGAGCGGCTCTAGTAATTTCATGACCCGCATGACGGCGATACTGGCGACCCTGTTCTTCATTATCAGTCTTATTCTGGGCAACTTGAGTACGCTGCAGAAAAAAGGCGGTGCATGGGATAACCTGAGCCAGCCAGAAAAAGTCGAGCAGACGACAACGCCTGTTGCGCCTTCAACGCCGGCAAGTGACATTCCGAAGTAA